The following are encoded together in the Bacillota bacterium genome:
- a CDS encoding diaminopimelate epimerase, with protein sequence MLVGFILGRRSGIIEGYCQGVVFAPIEFRRRSLEKGRCSICGTRVNEDDGWAFPDSYDIEDLVIERRESHLQSWSSSLEFVKMHGLGNDFVVLDWVDNRAMPSGGHLEDEELSRLAIEVCDRHFGVGADGMVLILPSEIADLKMRIFNPDGSEARMCGNATRCIARYAYETGLIHEPQFLLETLSGIVSPRVNIRDGEVVGVTVNMGEPVFKASRIPVISSTDTVINQPKAFGNQKVNITCVSMGNPHCVIFIDDLEAIDLHTMGPLIENDPMFPDKINVEFVQVRRRDDVKAVVWERGAGPTLACGTGACAIVASGVMRDILDREVSVELPGGVLQIRWDQQDNHIYMTGPAQKVFRGFMDISEITNRDRTGRSE encoded by the coding sequence ATGCTGGTGGGATTCATACTTGGGCGTAGATCGGGCATCATAGAGGGATATTGCCAGGGAGTCGTCTTTGCTCCTATCGAGTTTCGCAGGAGATCTCTCGAAAAAGGAAGATGCTCTATTTGCGGGACCAGAGTGAATGAGGACGATGGCTGGGCGTTTCCAGATTCATACGATATCGAAGATCTAGTTATCGAAAGAAGGGAAAGCCATTTGCAAAGCTGGTCAAGTTCTCTAGAATTTGTGAAGATGCACGGACTCGGCAACGATTTTGTGGTGCTGGATTGGGTAGATAACCGAGCTATGCCCAGCGGGGGACATCTTGAGGATGAGGAGCTTTCGCGTCTCGCCATTGAGGTCTGCGATCGCCATTTTGGCGTGGGGGCCGATGGCATGGTTTTGATACTGCCATCCGAGATAGCGGATCTAAAGATGAGAATTTTCAATCCAGATGGCAGCGAGGCTAGGATGTGCGGGAATGCCACCAGGTGCATCGCCAGGTATGCATACGAAACAGGACTAATCCATGAGCCCCAATTCCTGCTTGAAACGCTTTCTGGGATAGTAAGTCCCCGCGTGAATATCAGGGATGGAGAAGTCGTAGGAGTCACCGTCAACATGGGTGAGCCTGTTTTTAAAGCCAGCCGGATCCCGGTGATCTCTTCCACTGATACTGTCATAAATCAGCCAAAGGCGTTTGGGAATCAAAAAGTGAACATTACCTGCGTTTCTATGGGCAACCCTCACTGCGTCATATTCATCGATGACCTTGAGGCTATAGATCTCCATACCATGGGCCCGTTGATCGAAAATGATCCAATGTTTCCTGATAAGATCAATGTAGAATTTGTTCAGGTGCGCCGCAGGGATGATGTTAAGGCAGTAGTCTGGGAGAGAGGAGCCGGCCCGACGCTTGCATGTGGCACGGGCGCATGCGCCATAGTCGCCTCCGGCGTGATGAGGGACATCCTGGATAGGGAAGTATCGGTTGAGCTTCCCGGAGGCGTATTACAAATCCGCTGGGATCAGCAAGATAATCATATCTATATGACTGGCCCGGCTCAGAAAGTCTTTCGCGGCTTTATGGATATATCCGAGATAACAAATCGAGATCGAACTGGGAGGTCTGAATAG
- a CDS encoding LL-diaminopimelate aminotransferase: MQEADRIRNLPPYLFAEVDKAIARAKQQGKDVISFGIGDPDLPTPSHIIERLEHEARDPKNHRYPSYEGLPDFRKAVADWYEKRFGVILDPETEVVSLIGSKEGIAHISWCYVNPGDINLVPDPGYPVYSIGTLLAGGTSYMVPLRPEEGFTPDLDAIPEEICRKAKLMFINYPNNPTAAVADLDFFAKVVEFAKAYDIIVCHDAAYSEITFDGYRAPSFLQAPGAKDVGIEFHSLSKTYNMTGWRLGWACGSRRIIEALGRVKTNIDSGVFQAIQYAGVTALEGSDESTRRTCEIYQRRRDLVISGLNNLGWNLEPPKGTFYIWAPVPKGFKSIEFSNYVLEKTAVFLTPGIGYGSCGEGYFRISITTPEHRIEEAMDRFAKAGIHFE, translated from the coding sequence GTGCAAGAGGCTGATAGAATCCGTAATCTTCCACCATACTTGTTTGCCGAAGTTGATAAGGCTATAGCTCGCGCAAAGCAGCAGGGTAAGGATGTCATCAGTTTTGGCATCGGGGATCCGGACCTGCCTACCCCTTCCCATATCATCGAGAGGTTGGAACACGAGGCCAGAGATCCCAAGAACCATCGGTACCCTTCTTATGAAGGCCTGCCGGATTTCAGGAAAGCCGTAGCGGATTGGTATGAGAAACGTTTTGGGGTCATCTTGGATCCCGAGACGGAGGTCGTGTCTTTAATAGGATCAAAGGAAGGTATTGCCCATATCTCATGGTGTTATGTGAATCCTGGCGACATAAACTTGGTGCCTGACCCTGGGTATCCAGTTTATTCTATTGGTACTTTGCTTGCCGGAGGTACAAGCTATATGGTGCCACTCCGCCCGGAAGAGGGGTTTACGCCGGATCTTGATGCCATCCCCGAGGAAATCTGCCGGAAGGCGAAGTTGATGTTCATAAATTATCCAAATAATCCTACCGCCGCTGTGGCGGACCTTGATTTCTTCGCAAAAGTTGTGGAATTCGCCAAAGCTTATGACATCATCGTCTGCCATGATGCCGCCTACAGCGAGATAACTTTTGATGGCTACAGGGCGCCCAGTTTTCTTCAGGCCCCAGGCGCAAAAGACGTAGGCATAGAGTTTCATTCACTATCTAAGACCTACAATATGACCGGTTGGCGTCTTGGGTGGGCTTGCGGCTCTCGAAGAATCATCGAGGCGTTGGGTAGGGTCAAGACAAATATTGACTCCGGAGTCTTCCAGGCCATTCAGTATGCCGGCGTCACCGCCCTTGAAGGGTCTGATGAATCGACCAGGCGGACATGCGAGATCTATCAGAGGAGACGCGACTTGGTGATATCGGGTCTTAATAATCTCGGATGGAACCTCGAGCCCCCAAAGGGAACCTTCTATATCTGGGCACCTGTTCCAAAAGGCTTCAAATCTATCGAATTCAGCAATTATGTCCTAGAGAAGACAGCAGTCTTCCTAACACCGGGGATCGGGTACGGATCCTGCGGGGAAGGATACTTCCGGATATCTATCACGACTCCTGAGCACCGCATCGAGGAAGCCATGGATCGTTTTGCGAAGGCAGGAATTCATTTTGAATAG
- a CDS encoding S-adenosylmethionine decarboxylase proenzyme, whose amino-acid sequence MENTLGRHILCEVYGCDPEVLNDVKTIEEVMTNAALRSGAEVREVAFHKFSPQGVSGVVVISESHLTIHTWPEYSYAAVDVFTCGEHVDPVVACQYIFERLRAKDMVASEVKRGILNRHELGSISPG is encoded by the coding sequence ATGGAGAATACTTTGGGTCGTCATATCTTGTGCGAGGTGTACGGGTGTGACCCTGAGGTACTGAATGACGTGAAGACCATCGAGGAAGTCATGACCAACGCTGCTTTGCGGTCGGGTGCTGAAGTCCGCGAGGTGGCGTTTCATAAATTCAGCCCGCAGGGAGTCAGCGGCGTTGTTGTGATTTCTGAGTCCCACCTTACTATCCATACCTGGCCGGAGTATTCATATGCTGCAGTGGACGTATTCACCTGTGGGGAGCATGTAGACCCCGTCGTCGCATGTCAGTATATCTTCGAAAGGCTCAGGGCAAAGGATATGGTGGCGTCTGAGGTCAAGAGGGGGATCCTTAACCGTCATGAACTGGGAAGCATTTCCCCGGGGTAG